The DNA window GATTTTTACATCATTTGAGAAGTTTTTTCCTGATTTTATAAAAACATATTACAGCTGTGATGTTATTGGTGCAGAGATATGTGGAGCTTATAAAAATGTATTAGCAATAGCAAGTGGAATTTGTGAAGGATTAAAACTTGGTAATAATGCAAGAGCTTCATTAATCTCAAGGGGATTAGTTGAAATGCAAAGATTTGGGGAACACTTTGGTGCAAAGATGGATACTTTTCTTGGACTAAGTGGAGCAGGAGATCTATTTTTAACTGCAAGTAGTGAATTGAGTCGTAACTTTAGAGTTGGTTTAGGTTTGGCTCAAAATAAAACTTTAGATGATATTTTAGAAGAGTTAGGAGAAGTTGCAGAGGGTGTAAAAACATCTTATGCAATAAATTCACTAAGAATAGAGCATAATATTTATACTCCTATTGCAGCAGAAGTATACTTAATCCTTGAAGGAAAAAATCCAAAAGATAGTTTGAAAGATTTATTAAGAACATAATTATGCAAACTATCTCTTTTGCTCATCTTTCATTAATGTTATTACCTTTAATAATAGTAATTCATTTTTATTACAAATATACAAATGATAAAAAAGAGATAGCTTATGCAACAATAAGAATGGTATTACAACTTATTTTAATTGGGTATGTTCTTATTTTTTTATTTAAGACAAAAGATTTATTAGTAGGCATTTGTATTTTATCTTTTATGCTTATTACTTCAACTATTATAACCCTTAGAATTACACAAAATAAAAACTACAAACACTATTTTATTATATTTATTTCTACTTTTTTATCAGCTATTTTACATCTTATTTTGATAATAGAAGTATTAAGATTGGATTCATTTTATGAACCTAGATATATTATTCCATTAGCTGGAATGATTTTAGGAAATATTATGAATGTTTTATCTTTATGTATTGAAAGATTTGAAAAAGAGTTATTAAGAGGTGAAGATTTTATACAAGCAAGAAATATAAGTTTTAAAGCATCTATGATTCCTCAAATAAATACTTTATTAGCTGTTGGATTAGTCTCTTTACCTGGAATGATGACAGGACAAATATTATCAGGAGTTGATCCTTTAATAGCTGTGAGATATCAAATTATGATTATGATTATGTGTATTTCAAGTGGAGGAATAGCTTTAATAATCTATTATAAATTTAAAGAAAAATTAACTAGTTATTAATATTTCCACAAAAAATTCATACTATTTTTAATATAGTAAAATAAAAATGGTTGAAAAAATGAAAATATTACTGCTTGAAGATGATATGATATTAAATGAAATAATAGAAGAGTATTTACTTGAAAATGGAAATGATGTAATTTCTACAACAAACTCTCAAGAAGCCTTAGAAACAATATATGATAACCACTTTGATATTTTATTACTTGATGTAAATGTTCCTTATTTTAATGGTTTTTCTTTACTTAAAAAACTAAGAGATGAAAAAATTTATATACCTACTATTTTTATGACTTCAAAAAGCCAAATAAGTGATATAAAAGAGGGTTTTGATTCTGGTTGTGATGATTATTTGAAAAAACCTTTTGAGTTAGAAGAACTCAATATTAGAATCAAAAATATAAAAAGATTTTATAGTATTGAAGAAGAGTTTATTTATATAAATGAAGAGATAAAATATGATACAAAAAATAGTGTTATTATAAAAAATAAAGAAGATTATCAACTTTCAAAAATGGAGACAAAAGTATTTGAATATTTATTAAAAAATAAAAATAGAGTAATCTCTATAAAAGAACTAGGCTTAAATATTTGGACATATGAAGATATTCCAATAGATACAACTATAAGAACATATATAAAGAATTTGAGAAAAATCGTAGGAAAAGAGAGTATTGAGAATATAAAAGGAGTTGGATATAAATTAAAGACAGCTTAGTTGCTGTCTTTTATCCAGAATATTTCTCTGGAGCTAAATCTTCTAATAATTTATCATAATTAGTTTTTTTAATTGTATTTTTTGCACTTTTATTCATAAACTTATTATACATTTTTACACAATCATCTTTTGTCATATTTTTATGCATATTCATATTATTCATAGAGTGATTATGCATCATTCCTTGTGCAAATGCAACACTTGATAATAGTCCTAAACTTAATATTGATATTGAAAGTTTTTTCATTATTTGTCCTTTTGTTTTATTTGTATAATTGTATATATTTAATATGGAAAAAGTGTGGAAAAGCCTCAAGAAATGAGGCTTTTAGTGAGATAAATTAGTTTCTAAAATTTTATCTGTTTTTTTAAGTGCTAATATATAAAATATAGCAGGTATAATTATTAAAGTTAAAAATGCAGAAGAGATAATTCCACCAATCATTGGTGCAGCAATTCTTTGCATAACTTCACTTCCTACGCCATTTATATGCATAATTGGAACTAAACCCCCAAGTATTGCAAATAATGTCATTAGTTTAGGTCTAAGTCTTAATACAGCACCTTTATAGATATAGTGAAAAATATGCTCTTTTGTAAACTCTAAACCTTTAGTTTTTAGTTCATTCATCGCTTCATGTAAATAAACAAGCATTACAATTGAAGTTTCAGAAGCAACACCAAGAAGTGCTAAGAATCCAACAATAACAGCAATAGAAATATTAAAGTTTAGATAATCTAAATAGAATATTCCTCCTGTTAGTGCAAATGGCAATGTAAAGAAAATAATCACAGTATAAGTGATATTTTTCAATGCAA is part of the Arcobacter sp. CECT 8986 genome and encodes:
- a CDS encoding NAD(P)H-dependent glycerol-3-phosphate dehydrogenase, giving the protein MARIAVIGAGKWGQALHYALSQKQECLITSRTKRDIKNFVDLQTAMDCEYLVIAIPAQQIRQWLKDNFKFNNQKILVASKGIEASSGKFLNEIYEEFIPRENLGFIAGPSFAAEVIQGLPCALVLNSLNEEIFTSFEKFFPDFIKTYYSCDVIGAEICGAYKNVLAIASGICEGLKLGNNARASLISRGLVEMQRFGEHFGAKMDTFLGLSGAGDLFLTASSELSRNFRVGLGLAQNKTLDDILEELGEVAEGVKTSYAINSLRIEHNIYTPIAAEVYLILEGKNPKDSLKDLLRT
- a CDS encoding ABC transporter permease — translated: MQTISFAHLSLMLLPLIIVIHFYYKYTNDKKEIAYATIRMVLQLILIGYVLIFLFKTKDLLVGICILSFMLITSTIITLRITQNKNYKHYFIIFISTFLSAILHLILIIEVLRLDSFYEPRYIIPLAGMILGNIMNVLSLCIERFEKELLRGEDFIQARNISFKASMIPQINTLLAVGLVSLPGMMTGQILSGVDPLIAVRYQIMIMIMCISSGGIALIIYYKFKEKLTSY
- a CDS encoding response regulator transcription factor produces the protein MKILLLEDDMILNEIIEEYLLENGNDVISTTNSQEALETIYDNHFDILLLDVNVPYFNGFSLLKKLRDEKIYIPTIFMTSKSQISDIKEGFDSGCDDYLKKPFELEELNIRIKNIKRFYSIEEEFIYINEEIKYDTKNSVIIKNKEDYQLSKMETKVFEYLLKNKNRVISIKELGLNIWTYEDIPIDTTIRTYIKNLRKIVGKESIENIKGVGYKLKTA